In Procambarus clarkii isolate CNS0578487 chromosome 89, FALCON_Pclarkii_2.0, whole genome shotgun sequence, the DNA window tggggctccccaatcatctgcctgtctgcgtttctttgccACATGGCATATTAttttccagtgattggcgtcactcgtttcacgattgggcttggcgtttcacctctccgggcttcgcgattaacccttactgggtacgccggggcgcattcgatcccacgatcgtcgtcacccctaaatcaacaacagcaAGCCATTACAAATTATGTAGTTACGTGAGAAAGAGAAGAGTTTCCACTCAGCGGTTGCTGTTGATTCAATATCAGCATCAAATGGAGACAGTTTATAGTGAAAAAGATGAggtaaagatattaaatgattttcTTCAGTAATTACAGTGAAAACCTTAAATACCATCCCTCTTCCTACTACCACGCTACTAACGCGTGGTAGTAGGAAGTAGTATTAGTTTGTCCACTGTTATAGTTTTTGAACAGAACTTAGGGCAAAATTAACCAATAGCAGATGAAGCAGCGGAGTCTCATATTTCTCTAGGAATTGTCAAGAATGTTTTAAATTGAGAACTGAGAAACCTTTGACCAATACTTTGAACAGGCCAATCGAGACAGGAACAGTTCCACAAAAGTGAAGACTGGCAAATGTCACAAGATACATAACCTGGATAGTCAGGCTTCTCCCTTTATAAGTCTCATAGACCTTCTTCCTGTAGAAGCCTCATATGGCTTCTCCATGTAGAAGCCTCATATGGCTTCTCCCAGTAGAAGCCTCATATGGCTTCTCCCAGTAGAAGCCTCATATGGTTTCTCCCAGTAGAAGCCTCATATGGCTTCTCCCAGTAGAAGCCTCATATGGCTTCTCTCAGTAGAAGAATCATATGGATTCCCCCAGTAGAAGCCTCATATGGCTTCTCACAGTAGAAGCCTCATATGGATTCTCCCAGTAGAAGCCTCATATGGCTTCTCACAGTAGAAGCCTCATATGGCTTCTCCCAGTAGAAGCCTCATATGGCTTCTCACAGTAGAAGCCTCATATGGCTTCTCACAGTAGAAGCCTCATATGGCTTCTCCCAGTGGAAGCCTCATATGGCTTCTCCCAGTAGAAGCCTCATATGGATTCTCTCAGTAGAAGCCTCATATGGATTCTCCTAGTAGAAGCCTCATATGGATTATCCCAGTAGAAGCCTCATATGGATTCTCCCAGTAGAAGCCTCATATGGCTTCTCCCAGTAGAGGCCTCATATGACTTCTCTCAGTAGAAGCCTCATATGGATTCTCCATGTAGAAGCCTCATATGGCTTCTCCCAGTAGAAGCCTCATATGGCTTCTCCCAGTAGAAGCCTCATATGGCTTCTCCATGTAGAAGCCTGAAAGAGAACATCCACCTGTCCTCTTACTCAACGCACTACAGTTTCTTTTACGCAAGCGAAACCACAGTCAAATTtgcggttttttttttttacattatagGTTAGGTCTAAAACAGTCCAGTTATTTATGGAGTGGAATGGAGAGAACGTGCTGAGTTATCAACCATCAGCTTGACGTTGACAACTGGGAAAAGTATGGAAATAATAACATAATAGTTACACTGATAATCTAATTGGGGATTCTTAGCATAGTTAAGAGCGATCGTGACTGACAATTAGTCTTGAtttcattcatatttttaatatgttCAACGAAAGCAAGGCAGAAGACAGATACTGAAGACATGTTTCTGGATTTTCAGCGAGAGTTTGATAAAGTTCCTCACCAAAGAAAACTTTCAAAACTTTACATGGTCGTGTAATAAATTGATTGGAAAACTGGTGTCGTTCTAAAGGAAAATACAACAGGTCCACCAGACGTGACACTGGGAAGCGCCACAGGGTCGGTTTCGGGACCAGTTTTTTTTAAGTAAGTTAATGTTATCGTTAATGGATAATACAGCACAATATCTAAACTTGTAGATAACAACAAATAAGAAAAGTTACAACACTGATAGAGCGACAGAGATAGGAAACAAACCTAGAAACATTTGTAAATTGGTTTGACGCATAGCAGattaatttaattaaaaaaaacattGGAACTGATTTTCGCAATAAATTAATCAATTGGTTAGGGCGTGAACAGTCATACTTTGGCTATacattgattttctcattgatgtataaaTCCCGTTAGTGCTAGTTCTTTGTgtattaatgttaatatttaaaaatGAGAAGCAAtacatgtattggaaacaaatttTGAAGCAAGAAACTGCATGAACAACACTAAGTTGATGAAAGTAGAGTTGAAGATGGTCTGAAGTCAACTAAGTAGCGCAAAGAGGCGGTAAAGCAACAGCAGAATTTAATTTCATTGAGAGATCTTACGAGCCTTATTAGAGATATCATGCCATATTAGACGATGCTCAGCGTCGAGCAGGAAAACTGCTGACGGTAGTTAGTCATAACTCAGACGAAGCTCGTTAAAAGGATTAAATTTTATTCATTCTTCAAAGGAGAGGAATGAGAATCAATTTAGTACAATTATATAAGATCACTGAGAGGGCATGACAATGTTGGTCCCCTCATATGACCCGCATATCACTCGTAACAATGTCTAAAATTTATGACcaattttcttcaagaagtgcctgaccaaccgggctgtggtggatatgtgggcctgcggaccgctccaagaccttgttggaccaagctctcacaagtcaggcctgGTCTCAGGCCGGGctagggaagtagaagaactgccagaaacccatccaggtacaatgttTCCAGTCAAACAAGgcaaaatacttttttttttaaccgaATAGTACACATAATGAAAAACTTATCATCTATATCTATAGGAGagaattccattcacctgggctgtatgggtctcgaaccgtggaccccacgtgtgtgagacTGAAGCTCTActgactgggctatgagtagtcttaataaggaaagtttcttaACTTTATAGGAGAGAATGTCTGTCAGTCTACGGATGGTTGCAGGTCAGACACAGATGGGGCTAGCCTCCTCCAgctttgcagggggaatggtttGGGGCACGGTACAGACACAGGTTCGTCAGGGTTGCCAGAATTCGAGAAGGAACCACGTGTCAGGGTCGCATTCTAACCCCCTACAACAACTTTCGGCACTCCCCACCGACTACACGTGGTGAAATATTCTGAAAACAAAGATTTTAAGACAATTTTTTATAATAGTTATATCCATACTATTATTCAATGATCTCAGAAAAATTTATTAAAATTTTTTGTTATTCATACTTCGGCTGTACTAGCATAAAACAGACAATCCATCAGCTTAAAACGTTTtcccacaactccccccccctcgcCTCTACCTTTATAAAAGTAAACGGGTAACtcataaatattttttaaaatgtTTCACACAAAGGCTTCTCCCACAGTTGGCCACCCACACGCCAATGGTACACTATTATATTACTTTGataagagggagtgagagagggacagagagaaatATTCAGAGAAAAAACagtcagacagatagacagaattAGACGAATAGAATGAGAAAATAAAATACAAGCAGAGACTTACATTCAGTCAAATATAGAGTCAGGAACAGAGACAGACAACAGCACACAGAGGCAGACACAGGTACAGACAGAGATagggagagacagaaagagaacgAAAAGGGGGATTTAGAAGAGAGATGGCGAAGGGGAAATTGAAAATAGATagaatgagggagaggggggagaagtgagagaggggggaaggataTAGGTCAAGAGAGGAGTGAGAAGTTTGAGAAAAGGGTGAGGGGAGAAAGGCAGAGAAGGTTGGGGGTAGAGGGgcaggagaggagaggggagtaAGTTTTAGAGGAGGGAGGAAATGGGAAGACTCAGGGGATAGGGAAAGAGTGATGAGAAAGGTGGAGAATGGGACAGAatgggtgtgtggagggagggggaaaggTGTGAGAGAAACCCGTACACAGCCGCATACCTCCGCACATTATGGCATCAGGGCAACATCGAATATACGAATACAAATAGAACTGATAAGTGCTTTCCCTCAGAACTTTGCCTTAAGATGTTTATCCAAGCATAACCCTTCCATACACAAATCTCCTATAGTTTGGCTCTATAAATTTCTTACTCCTTGTAATCTTTGAAAATGCTTGTGGTTTCCCTAGCACTTGTGATTCTGGAAAGATATGTATCTATTCTTGTAGTAGGAGTGATTACATTAAGATAACTGTTATGAACGTTTATCTGATTGCAAGCTGGAGGTCAACAGCTGAGTGGGAAGTATCTGGTGACGAGTCTGAAGGTCACCAGGAGACCGGAGGATATAAAGAAGGTGATTGTACAGATGATCAGCCATCTCCACCATGAAGGCCCTGGTGCTGTGTACTCTCGTGGCCGCTGTCGCCGCCTGGCCCTACCTGGGCTTCCAGAACGACGGTGCAGGTGGTGAGTATACCCCAGCCAGCAACAGTGTCTGTCAGTCCCCTCGTAGCTCTATAGTCCATATGGACATGCATTGTTTTGTATGACGGCGAATATATTTACTTGCCAATGACAATATTCCACAGATGGGTCGAAAGACATTATTTGAATTACGAAAGATTCACATGTCGTCATATGGCAATAATGGTTACAATACCCAGCcaatgttataataataatagccAATAATAGCATGAGTGTTGAAAAGCGTCAGAATGGGGCAGGAACATCCTAACTCTGGCACAGAATCTTATATTTATAAACATTTGTCATTAGCACAAACTTACACAGCTATACATATCATCGACAAATAAAACTCTAAATGAGAGTATTAAAGGAAGGGAGAAATTGTAGGTGCAAGACCCTTAAACTTATAATTATTGCACGATAACATCACAATATTCTGGACTGAAACCACTAAACTTGGAATTTAACAATCAATGAATTTACACTAAGTAGGTGTGTTAGAACAGTGAACTTGTCATTACTGCACATAAGATCTCGGTAACCTAATATTTGTATGCGAGTCAACAAAGTTGCACTAATTGTTTTGAATGTAAATAAAGAATGTGTGTTAATTATCGACTTATAATAAGAACTCAGCTACTATAAAGTGATCAAACCGTGTTAAGAGAAAAAATAATACATGATTGAAAGGCATTAAACAGGTTATGAAAAATTATAAACTCCAAATACGGGATTAGAAAAAAAGCTTCAGTTTATGAGTCAGCTTCCTCTATTGTCATGCATTGCTCTAAATttccaaattattattattattactattatttagtTTTCATCGTCGTAGACAGAAACAAATATTTTGTTCAGATAAGTTATGTGTGATTTATTTGTTATTCATGGAAATCGTCTCCCTAAGTCAACGCTGAACCAAATCTACAGAATTTGTTCATGAATAAAATCCTCCAACATGTTATCAAGAGTAAGTAGGACTTGTGGGGTAAAAATATGAAGATCAGTCTCAAGACCCATTAAGTGTACCATGTGGTGGGCCCCAAGGGGTCAGTCTCAGTGGTTTGCTTGGGCatcccaagcttaccaccaagggCCGTCTGGGATATAGCTTCTGCTACCAATGACTTTTGCATGGTCagggtggtcgagtggttaagataCCAGGTATGCCAAGGTGTATAGTgcttctggctgtctgggttcgaatccttctggggtgtcgaGCTTTCAGTTGCCACTGGCGAACACTGGCGTGTTCACCttctacatgggccagtccaccaaCACCGTATCACGATGTGGCTACACCCCTCCTTCGCTCTCCAGAtactcactggcagagggcttcagcaacacgctgacaggggtctcaaacAATTATATACAGGGGTAGCGAACACCCTGGTAGAAGCCTCTAGCAGCTTCCTAGCAGCACGTCACAAATAGACACATCACTGTTTTCCTTAACTCTTAGGAGCCAATCCCAGGTATGTCGATCTTCAAAAACACTGCGTATATCAGCAGCTCACACACACTGCTCGAATCGATGGCGGCTACTTAATCCTCTCTCAAGACCAAGCTAAGAGTTcatggactgcccaaggtgaacttcCCTCCTCAGCTCAATCGCCTCTATATGTCACCCCTGTGGACATAAAAACGCTTTAGCCAGATGGACAGTACACTAGGTAACCCTGGGACAACACTCGTTCACTGGGGAATTGACATTATGCATTatagccacaacctagatggcgctgatcgtgatacgccacccaccagaggtcatcatcatcgacccCACATTCTGAATGAGGCCGGAAACCAGAGCCATTTGCTgataccacgccaccaccaacagatcgaGTTATCTACATAGGACCCAATACtaggggagttggagtgcagatccatagatggcgctgaaattGCCACTCTTCACTCCGACGATGGTGTCGACACCGTAACAATGATGTTAATGGCATCCTTAATTAATATCCAACTAATATTAGAATTCTATAACTTTTCGATAGAGGGTTTCACATGATGAAATGAAGAGCTAAAGTAGATCAATACTATTTCTCCTTCTTGAAATCGTGTTCGTCTGGGAAAATTAATATATTAATTCgcatatattaaataaataataatgcgAATTATTTAAAAATGCTTCATCGTTTAAGTCATGTAATATCATTAAAAATGGAAAAATTATAGCTGACTAAATGTTGAAGGTTTCTATTTAACAAAATGTAATTTTTTTCCCCCAGGAGCATCTACCGCACAGAAACAGCACGACATAAATTATCTGCTGTGGAAGGTTTATGAAGACGTTCAAGATGACAACCTGAAGCAGCTCGGGGAGGTCTTCGACCCTGAGGCCGACACATCTCACTACAGTGACGATGGCGCCGCTGCTCACAAGCTGGTGAAAGAACTGAAGGAAGGGAGACTTCTGGAACAGAAACACTGGTTCTCCCTCTTCAATAATCGACAACGTGAAGAAGCCCTTTGGCTCTATGATGTCCTGGAACACAGCACGGACTGGAACACATTCGTCGGCAATGCTGCTTATTTTCGACATTACGTTAATGAAGGAGAGTTTGTGTATGCTTTGTATGCTGCAGTGACCCACTCTCCACTCACTCATGACGTTGTTCTTCCACCACCTTATGAAGTCACTCCACATTTGTTCACTAACAGTGAAATTATCCAGGAAGCCTACCATGCCAAGATGACCCAAACACCAGGAAAATTCAGGTCAGAATATTCTGGCAGCAAAAGGAACCCAGAGCAGCGTGTGGCCTACTTCGGTGAAGACATtggcctgaacacccaccacgtcACTTGGCATTTGAACTTCCCCTTTTGGTGGAACGATGCTCACGAAGGTCACCACATAGCTCGCAAGGGTGAGAACTTCTTCTGGGTACATCATCAGCTTACAGTCCGCTTCGACGCAGAGCGTCTTTCCAACTACTTGAGTCCCGTGGACGAGCTTCATTGGGATAAACCTCTCAAAGAAGGGTTTTCTCCTCATACGACTTATAAATATGGAGGCAACTTCCCATCTCGTCCAGATAATGTGAACTATGAAGATGTGGAGGGCATTACTCGTGTTCGCGATTTGGTTCTATCTGAGAGCCGTATCTTTGATGCCATTGCTCATGGGTATGTCATTGCCAAGGATGGTACCAAAATAGATATTAAGAACAGCCGCGGAGTTGAAATCCTAGGTGATCTCATTGAAGCATCTGAATACAGTCCAAACTTCGCATATTACGGTTCGATCCACAACCTTGCTCACATAATTATAGGTCGCCAGGGAGACCCTCATGGAAAGTATGACCTTCCCCCAGGTGTCCTGGAACACTTTGAAACTGCCACCCGCGACCCCAGCTTCTTCAGGTTCCACAAATACATGGATAACATGTTCAGAGAACATATTGACAGCTTTGCACCATATACTAAGGAACAATTAGAGTTCAGTGGTGTGGCCGTTGACAACTTTGCCATTGACGGGAAATTAGAAACGTTCTTTGAAGATTTTGAATACAGCCTTCTCACTGCTGTGGATGATGCTCCCGGAATAGAAGACGTCGATATATCAACCGTCGTGTCTCGTCTGAACCACAAGGACTTTTCCTTCAATATTGACGTCACCAACAATCATGAAGAAGAAGTTCTGGCAACAGTGCGCATCTTCGCCTGGCCCCACCGTGACAACAATGGTATTGTCTTCCCATTCGACGAGGGACGCTGGAGAGCCATCGAGCTGGACAGGTTCTGGACCAAACGTAAGTGGCCTTTCGTTCAGTTTTCCTGTAgcctgtcttatatatatatatatatatatatatatatatatatatatatatatatatatatatatatatatatatatatatatatatatatatatatatatatatatatatataattaagccATAAATCACTAAAAACCCTAAATCACCTGACGAGGATTCGAGCCCAAGACGTCTAGGATCACCcagaaacgtacacagtaccgtgaccaccgcaccattgATAGACATCAATGATGAATACCGCATCATTGATTGGGTAGTCAACATAATGTGAGCGTTTGGAGGTGATCTTAAACGTCATGgtttcgaatcctggtcgggtcatcATTTAGAGTTCTTAGTGGCAAATGAAAGTATAAAGGCTAAATGTTTCAGGAAAATAAGACTTAGTCATCAAAATCTGAATCAGAAATTCAGAGGCATGAGGTTTTTATGAGCGATTTCACAGGTTTCCAATACGCGTACGCCTGTGACCCGGCCCACGCCTGTAGTCCCGCTCCTGTCACCCTCCCAACAGCCTGTCTTGGGTAATGGTCTCCAGTCCGACAGTGACTCTCTGCTGGAGTTTCCCCAGGCTTGTAGGAAGAGGGGAGGATATAGACCAGTCCCTTCACATAGCCCCAGACAGAGAAAAAAACATGATTTCCTCTTCTTCCTCAGACTTCATCTTCTTATAAATTTCCTGGGGCTTCGCAAAACTGTTTCCCGAACCTCTAGACTTTCTCTTCTGGTACTAGTGGTCCTGCAGATCCCTTTGAACTGCACAGTCAGCGATCCTCTTTAAACGTTTTGTGCCATGTCCAAATCTGCATTTTAGTTTGTGCATTGTTAGCGAAATACACCCTGAACAGTCTTGTTCGACTGTGTTCGAGCATACTCTGACACACAATACGCCTTTtcttttccagtgaatgctatTTCTATACCTGAAAAAAAATATGAACAGAATTTTGAGTTGCTTTTACACATGCTGTTAAAATTGTAGATCATTTAAACGATAAGTGATCAAGTTCTtagattactaatttttataattgtttctgtaacactcgtaTATAACTTCTTCACAACCAGGTAACGAAGAACTTCCAATCACATGTTATATTTTTGCCAACAGTGAGTGCTGGAGTGAACCACATCGTGCGCAAGTCTAAGGACTCGTCAGTGACAGTCCCCGACGTGCCCAGTTTCCAGACCCTGATACAGAAGGCTAACGAGGCGCTCGCCTCAGGCAGCGAGCTCAACCTTCGTCAGTATGAGAGTGCCCTTGGACTGCCCAACAGGTTCCTGCTGCCCAAGGGTAATTCTAATGGTATGGAGTTCGACCTGGTGGTGGCTGTGACCGACGGAAAGGCTGACGCTGCTGTAGATGATCTACACACAAACACCAAATTCAACCACTATGGCTACCGAGGAGTGTATCCGGACAATCAACCACACGGCTACCCCCTGGATCGTCGTGTTGACGATGAACGCATCTTCCAAAGTCTTTCTAACTTCAAACAAATCCTAGTCAAAATCACCCATCAGTAATTGCTGCCCAAACAACAGTGATGTTAGTGAATTTACATTACAATGAaaattctttgtctctttagtttCACCAATTAACACACAAGGCCTTGACTATTTATATTGCATATTTGCACATCTGTGCATAAATGATTGCATTTTCGATGGACTGTTATTCTTTCAAACATGAAAATAAAGCTCTGTACAACAACTGTAGTTAAGTATTTTTATCCAATGCTCAATGTAGAGATCTCCGAATTGTGTAGGCAACGCTACAAATCCCTGTGTAGAGAACTCTCTTATTCCTTACAATCCTTATCACCTTGGATAATCAGATATCATATGTCTTGCTGATACCTGGACCGTCTAACTACCGATGAATTCATCTTCCACAAATGTTTCAACTTCAAACAGCTTATCGTcaaaatcaacagtcaattagccTTTCAAAAATAGCAATGAAAAATATTTTTCTGTCAATCTACTTGGACCTCCAGTGTGATGGACAGTAATACTAAAGGCCGCCTCCATGTTTGTAGAACAGGACTACAGCCCGCGCTCAACAGTCTGCATGGTATTACTCAGGCAGGCAttggggaaggggaaggaaacTCAAACTACTGAAAATAATGAAATAtttttaacaatatatatgttatatatatatatatatatatatatatatatatatatatattttaacaatatatatatatatatatatatatatatatatatatatatatatatatatatatatatatatatatatatatatatatatatatatatatatatatatatatatatatatataactcagcttatttaaaatttcattacacaaaaaggggttacaacattggttacatgccgggtacaaggctactcgccacaggttgtagagttcctccagctcctcagatggcgggcaggaaccatggatgcagtgagcatttcctctctggatcgccacactaaggagctgaaagaggaaactaacagctctagggtctctagttgtttcaattagcttggaactCAGCTCCTTAAAAAAACTAGCAGCATTTTTactccaggcaccaagtgtctctgagggaatggggacaaaattgtagtggtgatcaagatctctgtatttacgCGACTTGGctacttcccggtgattggcagcacctcatgCCTATGCAGCActaaagttaacataggtgttggctaaagttgaaacgcaagtgtagtcccacaccaactgtctaccattcttcctgggtttcaccgtgatcccgtctgggctaccgacaggctcatcagaattgcggggcattaggtaacggggctctctctctctctctctctctctctgctggacaaccggctgtggtaaggcttctcttgataatgtcgttaacctcgccgtgtcttgcatgtcaTCCTGTCCGTTGGCAGAGAATGCCATGCTGTCCGAACCTGTCATCAACTGACTCGCCTCAAATACACCTATATTCGGAGTGAattggggcagcaagacggagagccacagcaattcggaggccctgcagtgtgagacgcgtgccagttgctgacattggggttgctaataggaagtcacctgcatggggagctgctacagctcttaatcgggcagtgtcatgtggtgttgttgcaGCTTCTAGCAATGTAGCAGCTTCTtgttcggcaatggggcgatcccagttggattgcttatgggcttcagaaagcagtggttggggtgctggtcctgcgagagagacccatttggtggtgcagtctgtaaagctgggatcatgtacccctgccggtTGAACTAAGTATTCAGGTAGGATTTctttcaccaggttgtcagatgCCACTGAAGAGGATAGGAACGCTGTTACAGCAATTCGTGTTGCTGTGCGAACGCCGAggtccccgagtctgacaggaagggaggcctgtttccactgtgggtcactgagagaaaggttgagggctttttctagccctCAAGAAGAGGGGGAAAGtgggtggaagaggggggggagtgggTGGAAGAGGGGGACGTGGGTGGAAGAGGGGGAAGTGGGTGGAAGGGGGGAAGTGGGTGGAAGAGGGGGAAGTGGATGGAAGGGGGGAAGTGGGTGGAAGAGGGGGAAGTGGGGTGAAAGAGGATGGAAGTGGGGTGGAAGAAGGGGGGAAGTAGGGGTAAAGACCAGAGAGGTTTGACTAAGTGGGGAACCAAGAGGAGGGGGGCGAGAGGGGAGGAAGTAAGGAAAGAGGTAGAAAAGGTGGAAACCCCCCGTGTGCAGCTGGGTACCCCTTCTGTAAATATACAAATGTAAATATCTGTCTGTTCGAGTTTAGAGGCCAGATGGCGGAGAGGGGAAGGCAGTGAACACATAATAATATGTTCACTAATAATGCAATCAGGTCTAATTTAAGAATAATTTACAAAAAtttaacaaaaatacctgtataatagacaaaacccaagatgcaagaagattacaaattcttgaagcaattcacataataatagaacaacctatcatgaacacccaaatcacggaa includes these proteins:
- the LOC123773418 gene encoding hemocyanin subunit, whose protein sequence is MKALVLCTLVAAVAAWPYLGFQNDGAGGASTAQKQHDINYLLWKVYEDVQDDNLKQLGEVFDPEADTSHYSDDGAAAHKLVKELKEGRLLEQKHWFSLFNNRQREEALWLYDVLEHSTDWNTFVGNAAYFRHYVNEGEFVYALYAAVTHSPLTHDVVLPPPYEVTPHLFTNSEIIQEAYHAKMTQTPGKFRSEYSGSKRNPEQRVAYFGEDIGLNTHHVTWHLNFPFWWNDAHEGHHIARKGENFFWVHHQLTVRFDAERLSNYLSPVDELHWDKPLKEGFSPHTTYKYGGNFPSRPDNVNYEDVEGITRVRDLVLSESRIFDAIAHGYVIAKDGTKIDIKNSRGVEILGDLIEASEYSPNFAYYGSIHNLAHIIIGRQGDPHGKYDLPPGVLEHFETATRDPSFFRFHKYMDNMFREHIDSFAPYTKEQLEFSGVAVDNFAIDGKLETFFEDFEYSLLTAVDDAPGIEDVDISTVVSRLNHKDFSFNIDVTNNHEEEVLATVRIFAWPHRDNNGIVFPFDEGRWRAIELDRFWTKLSAGVNHIVRKSKDSSVTVPDVPSFQTLIQKANEALASGSELNLRQYESALGLPNRFLLPKGNSNGMEFDLVVAVTDGKADAAVDDLHTNTKFNHYGYRGVYPDNQPHGYPLDRRVDDERIFQSLSNFKQILVKITHQ